In Hymenobacter gelipurpurascens, one DNA window encodes the following:
- a CDS encoding NADPH-dependent assimilatory sulfite reductase hemoprotein subunit, with the protein MADTTIKLSEVEHVKDASNYLRGTLAESLVNPITGALYPDDTHLIKFHGSYQQTDRDLESERKRQKLEPLYSLMIRVRVPGGIATPAQWLRMDQLATQYGNDTLKLTTRQAFQLHGVLKRNLKKTIKGFNDVLLDSIAGCGDVNRNVMFNPNPHQSKVHEQVFEITKQISTHLTPRTSAYWELWLDGESKYSSAPNEGEEDFEPIYGKTYLPRKFKIALAVPPNNDTDIFANDLGLIAIEKNGQLLGFNVAVGGGMGMTFGMPETYPRLADLIGFVPADKAVDLCEKVVTIQRDWGNRENRKFSRLKYTLDRVGLDVFRQELNQRLGFELEEARPYEFKSSGDAFGWTTGPDGAQHLTLFVEGGRVADRPGNLLKTALREIAAFHTGDFRLTGNQNLIVANVAPKHRLAVQATLAQHGVAVETSSGLRRGALACVALNTCSLAFAEAERYIPQLIDRLEVVLANLGLTQDDILIRMTGCPNGCARPYLGEIGLVGRAVGRYNLYLGAGFNGERMNKLYKEMLDEEGIVEALTPLLRDYAQNRQPQEHFGDFVIRQGHVQATTHGLNFHV; encoded by the coding sequence ATGGCCGATACCACCATCAAGCTTTCCGAAGTCGAGCACGTCAAGGACGCCAGCAACTACCTGCGCGGTACCCTGGCCGAGAGCCTCGTGAACCCCATTACGGGCGCCCTCTACCCCGACGATACCCATCTGATCAAATTCCACGGCTCCTACCAGCAAACCGACCGCGACCTGGAAAGCGAGCGGAAGCGCCAGAAGCTGGAGCCACTGTATTCGCTCATGATTCGGGTGCGCGTGCCCGGTGGCATTGCCACTCCGGCGCAATGGCTACGCATGGATCAGTTGGCCACTCAATATGGAAACGACACCCTGAAGCTTACCACGCGCCAAGCTTTCCAGCTGCACGGCGTACTGAAGCGCAACCTCAAAAAGACTATCAAAGGCTTCAATGATGTCCTTTTAGACAGTATTGCGGGCTGCGGCGACGTAAACCGCAATGTGATGTTCAACCCCAACCCGCACCAAAGTAAGGTGCATGAGCAGGTATTTGAAATCACGAAGCAGATCAGTACGCACCTCACGCCGCGCACCTCGGCGTACTGGGAGCTGTGGCTGGATGGAGAATCGAAGTACAGCAGCGCACCGAATGAGGGCGAGGAAGATTTCGAGCCGATTTATGGCAAGACCTACCTGCCGCGCAAGTTCAAGATTGCGCTGGCCGTACCGCCAAACAACGACACCGACATCTTCGCCAACGACCTCGGTCTGATTGCCATTGAAAAAAATGGCCAGCTCCTGGGCTTTAATGTGGCCGTAGGTGGCGGCATGGGCATGACGTTTGGGATGCCCGAAACGTACCCGCGCCTCGCCGACCTCATTGGCTTTGTGCCCGCCGATAAGGCGGTGGACCTCTGCGAGAAAGTCGTGACCATTCAGCGCGATTGGGGCAACCGCGAAAACCGCAAATTCTCGCGCCTCAAGTACACCCTCGACCGCGTAGGCCTAGATGTGTTCCGGCAGGAGCTGAATCAGCGTTTGGGTTTCGAGCTGGAAGAGGCGCGGCCGTATGAGTTCAAGAGCTCCGGCGACGCCTTCGGGTGGACTACCGGGCCCGATGGCGCCCAGCACCTGACCTTGTTCGTGGAAGGTGGCCGCGTGGCCGACCGACCCGGAAACCTGCTAAAAACTGCGCTCCGGGAAATTGCGGCTTTTCACACCGGCGACTTCCGCCTCACTGGCAACCAGAACTTGATTGTGGCCAACGTGGCTCCGAAGCACCGCCTGGCCGTGCAGGCCACCTTGGCGCAGCATGGGGTAGCCGTAGAAACCAGCTCCGGCCTGCGCCGGGGCGCCCTGGCCTGCGTGGCTCTGAACACCTGCTCGCTGGCCTTCGCCGAGGCCGAGCGCTATATTCCACAGCTGATTGACCGGCTGGAAGTGGTGCTGGCTAATTTGGGCCTGACCCAGGACGATATTCTGATCCGGATGACGGGCTGCCCCAACGGCTGCGCCCGCCCCTACCTGGGCGAAATTGGGCTGGTGGGCCGGGCCGTGGGCCGCTACAACCTCTACCTTGGAGCGGGCTTCAATGGGGAGCGGATGAACAAGCTCTACAAGGAGATGCTGGACGAAGAGGGTATTGTGGAAGCCCTGACGCCGCTGCTCCGCGACTACGCCCAAAACCGCCAGCCTCAGGAGCATTTCGGCGATTTTGTGATTCGGCAGGGGCATGTGCAGGCCACCACGCACGGCCTGAACTTCCATGTCTAG
- a CDS encoding TSUP family transporter: MNTADTTAQSLPDLAPASGSNRLFPIFLKLEQLHVLLVGGGNVGHEKLAAILANSPATAVTVVATYFSDALLDLAEKHPAVQLREQAYQTTDLVGHDLVIVATDDKALNLRIKADATRQRLLCNVADTPDACDFYLGSIVQKGDLKIAISTNGKSPTIAKRLREMLTHAIPDELHDVLQRMSIIREKVGGDFAHKVKSLNAVTAELTGGPAYESPAAAQWRRRATAALLAFASLLVFNILSYYITWDQVWGVASNAKMFYLFVAIGFAAQLIDGLLGMGYGVVTAISLMSMNIAPAAVSASIHTAEMFASGASGYHHYRFGNVNKKLFKVLLIPGVLGAITGAFLLARFGEQYAGYVKPFLAVYLLLLGTRILTKAFSKPKPRVKHKKLGLLAAAGGFLDSFGGGGWGPLVTSTLIAGGRTPQYVIGSVSVTEFFVTFASAVTFFATLGISHWQIILGLIVGGVAAAPFAARLAGRIPVRWMFVGVGLMVIVWSLWALRKLFM; encoded by the coding sequence ATGAACACAGCCGACACTACCGCCCAGAGCTTGCCCGATCTAGCGCCAGCCAGCGGTTCTAACCGACTGTTTCCCATCTTCCTGAAGTTGGAGCAGCTACATGTGCTGTTGGTAGGTGGCGGCAACGTAGGCCACGAAAAGCTAGCGGCAATTCTCGCTAACAGCCCGGCTACCGCTGTAACCGTGGTGGCCACGTATTTTTCCGATGCACTGCTTGATCTAGCCGAAAAGCACCCCGCCGTGCAGCTGCGCGAACAGGCCTACCAAACCACCGACCTCGTAGGCCATGATCTGGTGATTGTGGCAACGGACGACAAAGCGCTGAACCTGCGCATCAAGGCCGATGCTACGCGCCAGCGCCTGCTCTGCAACGTAGCCGACACGCCCGACGCCTGCGACTTCTACCTGGGCTCCATCGTGCAGAAGGGCGACTTGAAAATTGCCATCAGCACCAACGGTAAGTCGCCCACCATTGCCAAGCGCCTGCGCGAAATGCTGACCCATGCCATTCCCGATGAGCTCCATGATGTGCTCCAGCGCATGTCGATCATTCGGGAGAAAGTAGGCGGCGACTTCGCGCACAAGGTAAAGTCGTTGAATGCCGTGACGGCCGAGCTAACGGGCGGACCGGCCTACGAGTCGCCGGCGGCGGCGCAGTGGCGGCGCCGGGCTACGGCGGCCCTGCTGGCTTTTGCTAGCCTGCTGGTGTTCAATATCCTCTCCTACTACATCACCTGGGACCAGGTGTGGGGCGTGGCCAGCAACGCCAAGATGTTCTACCTCTTCGTTGCCATCGGTTTCGCGGCGCAGCTGATTGACGGGCTGCTAGGCATGGGCTACGGCGTCGTTACGGCCATCAGTCTGATGAGCATGAACATTGCGCCAGCCGCCGTGAGTGCCAGCATTCACACGGCCGAAATGTTTGCCAGCGGCGCCTCCGGGTACCATCACTACCGCTTCGGCAACGTCAACAAAAAGCTGTTCAAGGTCCTCCTGATTCCGGGCGTGCTGGGTGCCATTACGGGCGCGTTTCTACTGGCCCGCTTCGGAGAGCAATATGCTGGCTACGTGAAGCCTTTCCTGGCCGTGTACTTACTGTTGCTGGGCACGCGCATTCTTACTAAAGCCTTCAGCAAACCGAAGCCCCGCGTGAAACACAAGAAGCTAGGCCTGTTGGCCGCAGCCGGTGGTTTTTTGGATTCGTTTGGCGGGGGCGGCTGGGGGCCGTTGGTCACAAGCACGCTCATTGCCGGGGGCCGCACTCCGCAGTATGTCATTGGCTCGGTGAGCGTTACAGAGTTCTTCGTCACGTTTGCCAGCGCCGTTACGTTCTTTGCCACACTCGGCATTTCGCACTGGCAGATTATTCTGGGGCTGATTGTGGGCGGCGTGGCTGCTGCACCATTTGCTGCCCGGCTGGCCGGCCGCATTCCGGTCCGCTGGATGTTTGTGGGCGTGGGCCTGATGGTGATTGTGTGGAGCCTTTGGGCGCTGCGCAAGCTGTTTATGTAG
- a CDS encoding CPBP family intramembrane glutamic endopeptidase, with the protein MEAVLPEPEVLHAAPHRPATAYPTIKESWASLGWFLLIMVLAAIPILLIFDRGVHHKSIVVSSVATVLGEIATIGFLLWYNRRRTQPMQLLGQVPRWIYIALPVVAVAQIMLRSVLHYVHLPNWADNTFRQMEAQPVLAFLMIGISAPLLEEILFRGILLNGLLRNYRPWVAIGQSALLFGLFHLNPAQIVSAGIMGLLVGWLYYRTQSLLLCIVMHALNNLMALVGSLSSKAHSEQAPHEALGSWLAYGLVLLVSALLIIEFIRRVQRTTSPYVPETTPAGSLVQVQEPADILC; encoded by the coding sequence ATGGAAGCAGTTTTACCCGAACCCGAAGTACTCCACGCCGCCCCACACCGCCCGGCAACTGCTTACCCAACCATTAAAGAAAGCTGGGCCTCGCTGGGCTGGTTTCTGCTGATTATGGTACTGGCGGCTATACCTATACTGCTCATTTTCGATAGGGGAGTGCACCACAAATCTATCGTGGTAAGCTCGGTGGCTACGGTGCTGGGCGAAATAGCGACCATTGGATTTTTGCTGTGGTATAACAGACGGCGCACACAACCCATGCAGCTGCTAGGCCAGGTGCCCCGCTGGATTTATATAGCCCTACCCGTGGTAGCGGTGGCGCAAATTATGCTGCGCTCTGTGCTGCATTATGTGCACTTACCCAACTGGGCTGACAACACTTTCCGGCAGATGGAAGCCCAGCCTGTGTTGGCCTTTCTGATGATCGGAATTAGTGCGCCACTGCTGGAAGAAATCCTGTTCCGCGGAATACTGCTCAACGGATTGCTGCGCAATTACCGGCCGTGGGTAGCTATTGGGCAGTCGGCGCTGTTGTTTGGCCTGTTTCATCTGAACCCAGCCCAGATTGTATCAGCTGGAATAATGGGTTTGTTGGTTGGCTGGCTCTACTACCGCACCCAATCGTTGCTGCTGTGTATCGTGATGCACGCGCTAAACAACCTGATGGCTTTAGTGGGCTCCCTGTCATCGAAGGCGCATAGTGAGCAGGCGCCTCACGAAGCCCTGGGCTCCTGGCTGGCCTACGGCCTGGTGCTGCTGGTTAGTGCCTTGTTGATCATTGAATTTATCCGGCGGGTGCAGCGTACAACGTCGCCTTACGTACCCGAAACAACGCCTGCTGGCTCGCTTGTTCAGGTACAGGAGCCAGCCGATATCTTGTGCTAG
- a CDS encoding amino acid permease, giving the protein MLKKSLELLRQEAAETGANTLKRSLNGFNLITMGIGVIIGAGLFSLTGIAAANNAGPAITLSFIVAAIGCAFSALCYAEFASMVPVSGSAYTYAYATMGELFAWIIGWDLVLEYSVGAATVAISWSQYLLKFLAKSGIHLPPQLVMSPFESATLADGSSVHGFVNVPAMLIVLLITLIIIRGTKGSAWFNAIVVTLKVAVVLVFIALGWQYIDPANYHPYIPENTGTFGEFGWSGILRGAGVVFFVFIGFDIVATMAQETKNPQRNMPIGIIGSLVICTILFVLFGHVMTGLANYTEFKGSAAPVAIAIEKTPYAWLSSAVILAIIIGYTSVILVDLLGQTRVFFSMAKDGLLPPVFARIHAKFRTPLESSLLLGLFIALFAGFVPISVVGEMTSIGTLLAFVMVCLGVLIMRKKEPNAPRGFRTPWVPLVPILGILTCVVMMVALPWETWLRLAVWLAIGLAIYFGYGKKHSKLRAQQEELVA; this is encoded by the coding sequence ATGCTTAAAAAATCACTGGAACTGCTGCGGCAGGAAGCCGCCGAAACCGGCGCAAACACCCTCAAACGAAGTCTGAACGGCTTCAACCTCATCACGATGGGCATTGGGGTAATCATTGGGGCTGGATTGTTTTCGCTCACAGGTATTGCCGCCGCCAATAATGCCGGCCCGGCCATCACCCTCTCGTTTATTGTGGCAGCCATTGGCTGCGCATTTTCGGCACTCTGCTACGCCGAGTTTGCCTCCATGGTGCCCGTATCTGGCTCGGCCTACACCTACGCCTATGCCACTATGGGCGAGCTGTTTGCCTGGATTATCGGCTGGGATTTGGTGCTGGAATACTCCGTAGGCGCTGCCACGGTGGCCATCAGCTGGTCGCAGTATCTGCTGAAATTTCTGGCTAAGTCGGGCATACACCTGCCGCCGCAGCTAGTGATGTCGCCGTTCGAGTCGGCCACGCTGGCTGATGGCAGCTCGGTGCACGGGTTCGTGAATGTGCCCGCCATGCTGATTGTGCTGCTTATCACGCTTATCATCATTCGCGGCACCAAGGGCTCGGCGTGGTTCAATGCCATTGTGGTTACGCTCAAGGTTGCGGTGGTGCTGGTGTTCATCGCGCTGGGTTGGCAGTACATCGATCCGGCCAACTATCATCCCTACATTCCCGAGAACACCGGTACCTTCGGCGAGTTTGGCTGGAGCGGGATTCTGCGTGGGGCCGGTGTGGTATTCTTCGTGTTTATTGGCTTCGATATTGTGGCCACTATGGCTCAGGAAACCAAGAATCCGCAGCGCAATATGCCCATCGGCATCATCGGCTCCCTGGTTATCTGCACCATTCTATTCGTGCTGTTTGGGCACGTCATGACCGGCTTGGCCAACTACACCGAGTTCAAGGGCAGTGCCGCTCCCGTGGCTATTGCCATCGAAAAAACGCCGTATGCCTGGCTTTCCTCGGCCGTAATTCTGGCCATTATCATTGGCTACACGTCCGTAATTCTGGTGGATTTGCTGGGCCAGACCCGCGTGTTTTTCTCCATGGCCAAGGATGGGCTGCTGCCTCCTGTTTTTGCGCGCATCCACGCCAAGTTCCGCACGCCGCTTGAGTCCAGCCTGCTGCTAGGCCTGTTCATTGCGCTCTTTGCAGGCTTCGTGCCCATTTCGGTAGTGGGCGAGATGACTAGCATTGGCACCCTGCTGGCCTTTGTGATGGTGTGCCTGGGTGTACTCATCATGCGTAAAAAAGAACCCAATGCGCCCCGTGGCTTCCGTACGCCGTGGGTGCCGCTGGTGCCTATTCTCGGCATCCTGACCTGCGTAGTGATGATGGTAGCCCTGCCTTGGGAAACGTGGTTGCGTCTGGCTGTCTGGCTGGCCATCGGGCTGGCTATTTACTTCGGCTACGGCAAAAAACACAGTAAGCTGCGCGCCCAACAAGAGGAACTAGTGGCCTAG
- a CDS encoding TIGR02117 family protein, whose translation MKACLCNALKITGYVAGSIGGALGLYLGAAAVLSRIPSPKTSTDPLTDLDIYIYSNGVHTDIVVPIRTPYIDWSKTILLANTPSNDPAMQYLGFGWGDKGFYLDTPTWAELKPSTAFKAMFYLGTSAMHTTFYKEMHESEDCVKISISHNDYRRLIRYIQESFRYDALGHPIYIPGHSYGPDDSFYEAHRTYGWFYTCNTWANDALKASGQKASLWTPFDTGIFYQYRK comes from the coding sequence ATGAAAGCATGCCTATGCAACGCATTGAAAATCACGGGCTATGTAGCAGGCTCCATAGGTGGCGCGCTAGGCCTCTACCTAGGTGCCGCCGCCGTATTGTCGCGCATTCCCAGCCCCAAAACCAGCACCGATCCGCTGACGGACCTGGATATTTATATCTACTCCAACGGCGTGCATACCGATATTGTGGTGCCCATCCGCACCCCCTACATCGATTGGAGCAAAACGATTCTGCTGGCGAATACGCCCTCCAACGACCCCGCCATGCAATACCTGGGCTTCGGGTGGGGCGATAAAGGCTTCTACCTCGATACGCCCACGTGGGCCGAGCTAAAGCCGAGCACGGCGTTCAAAGCCATGTTTTACCTGGGCACCTCGGCCATGCATACCACCTTCTACAAGGAGATGCACGAGAGCGAAGACTGCGTAAAAATCAGTATCAGCCACAACGACTACCGCCGCCTGATTCGCTACATCCAGGAGAGTTTCCGCTACGATGCGCTAGGCCACCCCATCTATATTCCGGGCCACAGCTACGGCCCCGACGACTCTTTTTATGAGGCGCACCGCACCTATGGCTGGTTTTACACCTGCAACACCTGGGCCAACGACGCCCTGAAAGCCAGCGGCCAGAAAGCCAGCCTCTGGACACCCTTCGACACCGGGATTTTCTATCAGTACCGGAAGTAA
- a CDS encoding EcsC family protein yields MTSPYSDQQAYTELRAWQRKMQQPPTMLNRLARQVQGRLNAFLPEKVHEAITTAIKQMVRGVLFGSTHTTRKPVLELPLAEREAAVRTRVKYYRNTAAAEGAVTGAGGFLLGLADFPLLLGIKLKLLFDIAAFYGYDVKDYTERLFLLHIFQLAFSSQHTRNEVYSRIADWDAYRHTLPTDVHEFDWRTFQQEYRDYIDLAKMAQLVPVIGAAVGAIANYRLLEQLGNTAMNCYRMRYFRANPTTEVL; encoded by the coding sequence ATGACTTCGCCTTACTCCGACCAACAGGCCTACACCGAGCTACGGGCGTGGCAGCGCAAGATGCAGCAGCCACCTACTATGCTGAACCGCTTGGCGCGGCAGGTACAAGGGCGGCTGAATGCGTTTCTGCCGGAGAAAGTACACGAGGCCATTACCACCGCCATCAAGCAGATGGTGCGGGGTGTGTTGTTCGGCTCTACGCATACCACCCGGAAGCCCGTGCTGGAACTGCCGTTGGCAGAGCGCGAAGCCGCGGTACGTACCCGCGTGAAATACTACCGCAACACGGCTGCCGCCGAAGGAGCCGTAACGGGCGCGGGCGGTTTCCTGCTCGGCCTCGCCGATTTTCCGCTGTTGCTGGGCATCAAACTGAAACTGCTCTTTGATATCGCCGCGTTCTATGGCTACGATGTGAAGGACTATACCGAGCGGCTATTCCTGCTGCACATCTTCCAACTGGCTTTCAGCAGCCAGCACACCCGCAACGAAGTGTATAGCCGCATTGCCGACTGGGATGCCTACCGCCACACGTTGCCGACGGACGTGCACGAGTTCGACTGGCGCACGTTTCAGCAGGAGTACCGCGACTATATTGACCTGGCCAAGATGGCGCAGCTGGTGCCCGTAATTGGGGCGGCGGTGGGCGCCATTGCCAACTACCGCCTGCTGGAGCAGCTCGGCAACACCGCCATGAACTGCTACCGGATGCGGTATTTCAGAGCGAACCCCACGACGGAAGTTCTGTAG
- a CDS encoding Gfo/Idh/MocA family protein yields MADSLPAVRFAICGVGHIGLRHAALVARHAGAQLVALIDVRPELAPELALAFPGVSFFLSLDEYFTAGLVADVLTIATPNDQHTSQAIAGLEHGLHVVIEKPIALRTQDAEAVVRTAAQTGRLVFGVMQNRYSPPAAWLKQLMEEGRLGQVYLVQINCFWNRDARYYQPSAWKGTRQQDGGTLFTQFSHFVDLLYWVFGDITNISARFRDFNHQNLTEFEDSGLVTFDLVSGGSGTLQYSTAVWDRNLESSLTVIAEHGSLKIGGQYMDKVEYCYLRDYTLPPLPPTNPANEYGSYQGSAANHVHIIENVIETVQKRSSATTNALEGLKVVEIIERIYKLK; encoded by the coding sequence TTGGCTGATTCTCTTCCTGCCGTCCGCTTTGCTATTTGTGGTGTAGGCCACATTGGTCTCCGTCATGCTGCGCTGGTGGCCCGTCATGCCGGCGCACAGCTGGTAGCCCTGATTGATGTGCGCCCGGAACTGGCCCCTGAGCTGGCGCTTGCTTTTCCAGGTGTTTCTTTCTTTCTGTCTCTGGATGAGTACTTTACAGCTGGTTTGGTGGCCGATGTATTAACTATAGCTACACCAAATGACCAGCACACGTCGCAGGCTATAGCTGGCTTGGAACATGGCCTACACGTCGTCATTGAGAAGCCTATTGCGTTGCGCACACAGGATGCGGAAGCTGTAGTGCGCACTGCCGCGCAAACCGGGCGCCTGGTGTTTGGGGTGATGCAGAACCGCTATTCGCCGCCGGCTGCGTGGCTTAAGCAACTAATGGAGGAAGGCCGCCTAGGCCAGGTATACCTGGTGCAGATCAACTGCTTCTGGAACCGCGACGCCCGCTACTACCAGCCCAGCGCCTGGAAAGGCACCCGGCAGCAGGATGGCGGCACGCTCTTCACGCAGTTCAGCCACTTCGTGGATCTGCTCTACTGGGTCTTCGGCGACATCACTAATATCTCGGCCCGCTTCCGCGACTTCAATCACCAGAATCTCACCGAATTTGAAGACTCGGGCCTCGTAACGTTTGATCTGGTGAGCGGCGGCAGTGGCACGCTGCAATACAGCACCGCCGTCTGGGACCGAAACCTGGAAAGCTCCCTCACGGTAATAGCCGAGCACGGCAGCCTCAAAATCGGGGGGCAGTACATGGATAAGGTGGAGTATTGTTACCTCCGCGACTACACCCTGCCACCGCTACCGCCCACCAACCCCGCCAACGAGTATGGCTCGTACCAAGGCAGCGCCGCCAACCACGTCCACATCATCGAAAACGTAATTGAAACGGTGCAGAAGCGCAGCTCCGCTACTACGAATGCCCTGGAGGGCCTGAAAGTGGTAGAAATTATTGAGCGGATTTATAAGTTGAAGTAG
- a CDS encoding M48 family metalloprotease, with translation MRRPFLTLLLPLAVVSVVTTAAVNAPRQGFNLFSIQQDIELGAQVAHQTDSLYRAKGQLLSRSGNARAYTLLDGVVKRVLDNGNLKYRKEFPWDVQIIKDDATQNAFATPGGHIYVFSGLIKFLDNENQLAGVLGHEIAHADRRHSTQMLQKQYGISMLAGIVLGNNSNQLVQIAAGLGQLKFSRTYEVEADKYSTIYLNGTRYYACDGAAGFFIKAEKQGGGGTPEFLSTHPNPGSRITNIQKSAQQLGCTGRTVSNSNFEELKRLL, from the coding sequence ATGCGCCGTCCCTTTCTAACCCTCTTGCTGCCACTGGCCGTTGTTTCGGTCGTTACTACGGCGGCTGTTAATGCGCCCCGCCAGGGCTTTAACCTGTTTTCTATCCAGCAGGATATTGAGCTGGGTGCCCAGGTAGCCCACCAAACCGACTCTCTCTACCGCGCCAAAGGCCAGCTGCTTTCGCGCTCCGGCAATGCCCGCGCCTACACGCTGCTGGATGGCGTAGTGAAGCGCGTACTCGACAACGGCAACCTGAAATACCGCAAAGAATTTCCCTGGGATGTGCAGATCATCAAAGACGACGCCACCCAGAATGCCTTTGCTACGCCCGGCGGCCATATCTACGTGTTTTCGGGCCTGATCAAGTTCCTGGATAATGAAAACCAGTTGGCTGGTGTGCTAGGCCACGAAATCGCCCACGCCGACCGCCGCCACAGCACCCAGATGCTCCAGAAGCAGTATGGCATCAGCATGCTAGCTGGTATTGTACTGGGTAATAATTCCAACCAGCTTGTGCAGATTGCCGCCGGCCTGGGCCAGCTCAAATTTAGCCGCACCTACGAAGTGGAGGCTGACAAGTACTCCACCATCTACCTCAACGGCACCCGCTACTACGCCTGCGACGGCGCCGCGGGCTTTTTCATTAAAGCAGAGAAGCAGGGTGGGGGCGGTACGCCGGAGTTCCTGAGCACCCACCCCAACCCCGGCTCGCGCATTACCAATATTCAGAAGAGCGCTCAGCAGCTTGGCTGCACGGGCCGCACCGTGAGCAACTCCAATTTTGAGGAGCTCAAGCGCCTGCTGTAG
- a CDS encoding DegT/DnrJ/EryC1/StrS family aminotransferase, translating into MSSLLPPATPIQILDLRAQHAPIQTELDAALRETLLEAAFIQGPAVQQFATELGHYLGAHTEVVPCANGTDALQLALMSLRLPPGTEIIVPAFTYVATLEAAAVLGLVPVPADVLPDTFNLDPAAVAAALTPRTGAIIAVHLFGQCADLEALRQLANQHQVALIEDNAQAIGATFTTSSGEIWAAGTVGEVGTTSFFPSKNLGGFGDGGALFTADKVRASYLRQLANHGQSRKYHHEHIGLNSRLDTVQAALLRVKLRYLPQWTAARQHVAAQYDAALLGHSHLRRPAHDPRSTHVFHQYTVQVADKPGAREALQQHLAAHGVPSAVYYPLPNHLQPAYAYLGYQQGQFPVAERLCRTVLSLPMHPMLTPEQVAYVGAVLQAWEVA; encoded by the coding sequence TTGTCTTCCCTGCTTCCTCCCGCTACACCCATCCAAATACTGGACCTGCGCGCCCAGCATGCACCTATTCAGACGGAGCTGGACGCGGCCCTGCGCGAAACGCTTCTGGAAGCCGCCTTCATCCAGGGGCCGGCCGTGCAGCAGTTTGCCACCGAGCTAGGCCACTACCTAGGTGCGCATACTGAAGTAGTGCCGTGCGCTAATGGCACCGATGCTCTCCAGCTGGCCCTGATGAGCCTGCGCCTGCCGCCCGGCACCGAGATAATAGTACCCGCCTTCACCTACGTAGCTACCCTGGAAGCCGCCGCCGTGCTAGGCCTGGTACCCGTGCCCGCCGACGTGCTGCCTGATACGTTTAACCTCGATCCGGCGGCCGTAGCAGCGGCCCTTACGCCGCGCACCGGTGCTATAATAGCGGTGCACCTGTTTGGGCAGTGTGCTGATCTGGAAGCCCTGCGCCAGTTGGCCAACCAGCACCAGGTGGCCCTAATAGAAGACAATGCGCAAGCCATTGGGGCCACCTTTACCACAAGCTCTGGCGAGATATGGGCTGCCGGAACAGTAGGGGAGGTGGGAACCACTTCATTTTTCCCAAGCAAAAACCTCGGGGGCTTCGGGGATGGTGGCGCCCTGTTCACGGCCGATAAAGTCCGCGCCAGCTACTTGCGTCAGCTCGCCAACCACGGGCAAAGCCGTAAGTATCACCACGAGCACATCGGCCTCAACTCCCGCCTCGATACTGTGCAGGCGGCGCTGCTCCGCGTGAAACTCCGCTATCTGCCCCAATGGACTGCCGCCCGCCAGCACGTAGCAGCGCAGTATGATGCCGCCCTGCTAGGCCACTCTCACTTGCGCCGGCCGGCCCACGACCCGCGCAGTACGCACGTATTTCATCAATACACCGTGCAGGTTGCAGACAAGCCGGGTGCCCGGGAAGCACTGCAACAGCACTTGGCAGCGCACGGCGTACCCAGCGCGGTTTATTATCCGTTGCCCAACCATCTGCAGCCTGCCTATGCGTATTTGGGCTACCAACAGGGGCAGTTTCCGGTGGCAGAGCGCTTGTGCCGTACCGTGCTGTCGTTGCCCATGCACCCGATGCTGACGCCCGAGCAGGTGGCCTACGTAGGTGCCGTGCTGCAGGCATGGGAAGTGGCCTAG